GTTCAActaaagcaaaggaaacaccAAAGCTAggcagaaattaataaaaatgtttgttttttaaaaatgagctttttttaaGGGCAGAaggaagcatttaaataaagcaaattgaGCTGGTCCAGATGCAGCAAAAACTGGTGGCTGAGAGGCACAGGAGAGCAGCAAGCAACGTGAGCATTTCCTTCGCGTGTGCTTTGCTGGACAGGTCTGAAGACACGTTTTGCAGCAGGTGACATTTTGACCAGGAGCCTTCCCACCCGCTCCAGCCCCACACCACTGACACCACGACAGCCGTCCCTGCCCGAGCCGCAGCTCTTTCATTCAGTCTCTGATTCCTCCAGGGAAGAGACTGGAATTTAAATTCATAAAGGTCAAATTAACAACATCAGTGCCTCTCATCCCTTCAGCCTCGTTGGCATCTCTCCCACTGATGCAGAAATACTAATAAAAGGGCTAAAGAGGCAGCAGGGAGTCCTGGCAGGGACTTAGCACCAAGGGATTGCAGTGATAGGCTCGGGAGCTAAAAATTTTTAACTCacctatctgaaaaaaatcagggtGTTTAAAGTGTATGCTGGTATTGATAAAGCCATTCTGCTCCATCATCTGGGAAACAGGGATGTCAATAGAAACTTGCTTTTATTCATAGGTTTTGTTGTAGTGGAAGAGGGAAGATAGTGATGATTTGAGGTTTTCTGGTAGGAAGCGGCATGCTGGCACATCTCAGTGGCAGCTACACCTGTTAAATGCACTTTGGACTGAATGCAGTAAAATCCTTGCCAGCTGCTCCAATCCGTTTTAGCAAAATCAGAGAGGAAACCTCTGTCAGCAAGGGACTGTGATTCCTTGCTCACCCACCAGTAAGGTCCAGGTGAGACAAGGGAATAAACCACTGGCTGGTGCCCTTGGCAATGACACAACCCCAATCACACCATGGGTTGGATCAAAACGAGATCTGCCCCCAAACCAGCCCACTACATTACATATTCTGTACAAATATACAATCCCAAAACACCACATTATATACTCGATACATATATATGATTCGCATAAGCTTGACGTGGATCAGTCTCAGGTGACAGCATCACACAGATGCAACCCATCGATGGCAGAAGCTAGGCTTGGTGCCTCCTGTTTATCctccagaacagcagcaaagacCTCAGGGGACAGCCAACAATGGTGAATAGCAACAAGCTGAAAATTCATTACAAAGACACTTTGCTATCATAACGCTTAATTAGcctgtgtaattatttttctttgaggatCATGAAACTTGAATGCTTGGGAAGATTGCTGGAGATTTTTCTAAGGTCTGGactcttacagaaataaatagaaacatcCAACACCGACCAAAGCAGCAACAATTGGGGTATTTTGAGGCAACTACAGTGCTCCCAGACAGGCTGGGTATCCATCCTCAACTCAGAGGGAAAGCAAATACCTCCAGAACCCCAATTTCAGCCCCATATTAATGTAAATTGCCTCTCAGTGCTGTTTCCCTTGGTGCCTCCAGGTGTTTGTTCCTCATAAACATTCAGCATCTACCCCTCCTGAGCACATCAGAGGCTTTAAATACCCCACCAAAGCCTTTATGTAGGGGTAATCAGATATGGAGTGGCTCCTGTTCTACCAGCATGGTAGAGCTGTCTGGGGGCAGACAACTTTTCACAGTGTGGGTCTGCCCTCcaggtgctgcctgcagtgAGTATATTTTGGTTAGACATGGAGGTGAAGCCCTGATTATTAAATACAGGCCCTCAGAAGAGATGGCCGAAGCAGGGGATGTCAGCCTGCTTGAGAAGCAGTCACTGAGGCCGTCGGGGCGGATGGAAATGATTGTGGTTTAGTAAGATCTCCAGACGGGTAGAGATATGAGCTAACGCATCTCAGCTCTTACTCAGCCTCCTGGGACACCTGAGATAAATAACTGTATCACTCTCAGCATGGAGAGAGCCTATGATTCAGTTTTCTGTTGTGTCTCCTTGCCCCTTTTGCGTTGTGCGGAGGGACAGAGGCTTGCCTTCAAGCAGCTGTAACTTGCTGGGAATGCAGCAACAAGCTGCGATGCTGCATGGCTGCAAAGCTTTGCTGGGGTGTGAGCTGGGGCTGTGTTTATTGACACTGCTGTATCAGCACAACTTTTGCTTTAGCCCTCTTCATGCCATTCCAGTAATGGTTTGATGGTGCAATCGTGTTCCAGGCCTCCTGGCACCAGCTTGAGGGCACTGCAGCCACGCGTCTGGTGGTGCTGGCACAGGACAGGCTTGCTTTGTCCTCTTTAATTTTGTTCCAAATCTTCTGGTGGATAAGCTGGGACCAGGCCACTTTGCCCTGCTAGGCTTCGTACGTCTGCATGGCTTTAGCCTGGAGCCATCTCAGGGGTTTCTGAGTTGAGGAGGCTGGCTGGGGAAGGCTCTTTTATAGAAACAGAAGGGAATCTGCTGTAGTTATCCTGATGCAGTTATGTTACAGCTGTCTCAGGGTAAGTCCCTGGacaggcatttttcttttcaggagaaaggaaatgctttgctttgtttcaaagcTGCAAAAGCCTGAGGGAAATAGGGTGAGAAGGGACTTGAATGACTTCCCCTGTGCCACGTTCCCTGTCTCAAAGTGGGACCTGATACAGACGTTGTGTTTCTGTGTAGGAGGGAGCGAAGTCTGGGGGATTTGTGTGCACGTAGGAAAGTTCCTGACCTTTCCTGCTGCAAAGACCAAAACTGTGGCTGCACTGCCAACAATGCTGAGAAAGCTGGAGCAGGTGTCTGCAGAACCTGGGAGAATAATCCCTCTGCAAATAGGATGGGCCACGAAGCAGATCTGAATGCATTTAGCACTGATACATATCATTTCCATGCTAAACAGAGCTCTAAATGCTGGGAGCTGCATGcctctggggagcagctggagcagacGGTCGTGATGGGCAAAGGGGACATCACAGCCCTCCCGGCACTCTTCTCTTTCACTGGTTTACTTTAACCCTTCCCCAACAAGAGACTTTCCTCCCTATATGCTGGACAGGACAGCATTTCTATGATTCAGAAAGTGGGGGAAATATagctatattatatatatattataaataattatatacataatataatCTAGATTCAAAACTGTCTGGATGGACCTCCAAATGCCAtttccagcagcactggggcaaAGCCTGCTATGCATCCGGTGCAGTTCCAGGAGCTTTCTGCAGCCTCACACCACTGCAGCCCCCGTAACCTTGATCTGTGGGACACGGAGGGGCTGAGGTCCTGGTGATGCTACTCCACCTTCTGCTGGCTCTGTCCACCCTGTACCCCCACCATGGTGGGATGTGAGACCCATCTGCTGTCTTTGTCACCTGGCAGGTGGTTGCAGTGCTCTAATGGGAGTGCCAAGCAGTATTAAATCAAGTGCTTTGGAGAAATACAGAGGTATTATACCCAGTCTTGAGCAGAACTATAACAGCACAATGCCGTTTTTGCCTGGTCACATCACTTCCATGAACTTATGGTTTTGGTTGTTAATGGTATTGCAGTGGTTTTGCTTTACTAATTGGaacagtgctgctgccagcctttGGCTCTGCTGACTTATAATTGCTCTGTCTTGATGCTTGTCCCCTGTGAGCAGCCTGCATTTGTGCCCCAGCCCAACCTCTGGGACGCaagaagggaaactgaggcacgggagACTGGAATAAAATGGAGGTTGGGCTCAACCCCACTGGTCACAGGGAGACTTTTTGCCATTAGCATTGTGTAAGCCCCGTTTTCCATGCTGGGTTACCCCAAATGAGCATTTCCTACTGCAGGTATACATGTGGCTTCTCACCAGGGTGGATTCCCAAGTGGCtaaaggggggaggggggggcacaCTCACACTTTAACTTTGTCTGTAGTAGAAGCAATCACCAGTTCTTTATCTGGATGAGTATTATAAATTTTTAAACAGGGACTTCATTTCTTATGACCAGCTATTTCTCTGTCAAGTTTGGGTCAAAACACCTAAAGAGCTCAACAGTTGCTAACAGATGCAGATGAGCACAGACACGCACCCTACATGCGTGATTAAatgcaccttttttttcctaagaaatacTGGCTTAGAACAGTTAACTTAAAGGTTGCTACAGCAACCATACACATTAGGAAAGCTAAAAGCAAAGGTcactgttaaaattaatttcccccTACAAGCTATGGAAGGCAGAAGATAGTGTTCTGCACACTTGGATGTTTCCCCAGCTCACACACTTGGAAGTTGCTTTCCCTTGCAAAGAGGTTTGAACCaaaccttcctcttcttcacacCGAGAATTTGCTCTAAGGGCATCCCAAGAAGCAATAGTATCAAGTTTTCAgataagcaatgaaaaaaatactacacTTCCCCACCCCAAGAACCTTCATCATACTAATAAAGCAACACTTTGGTTTTgtgttctgctgtttttttagCCAGCTCTATCCATAGGATGTCTCGGGAAAGGCTTCCAGATAGCGACCTGCTCTGTGTCGAGTCCTGGTGGAGAGGAAACGCTTTGTTCTCACACCCGAAGAGCTGCAAATTGGGGGGAGTTTGCCTTTGGAAATGGCAATGtctggcagagctggcagcacaaACATCTCCGTTACCCAGGAGCGGTTTGCACTGAACTCTGCCCCTTCCTGGGTCTGCTGCCTATCATCCATCTGCTGCCTGCTAGGGATCGCATTGTATTGATATCACAGCCGTTGTGCCTCCTACCTCACTTTGAGATGTAGCTAGGACATATTTAGCTACAGTACATGTTGTTCTAAATATACACAAATTATACATAAAAAAGCCTGCAATCTGGCCTACCTAATGTCTACATTAACACACTTGTGTAGCTGGGAAAAGCACACAAGTCCTGATTGAAATCTGAAATAGCAACGGCAGACTTGGAGCTTTCTTCTTGGGAAAGGCTGGAATAGACCAACAGGGATGGCCGGGAAGGAGATGTTGGAGCCAGGAGGTGTGAGAGGCTtggaggagctctgaggagtGTCCCACCAGCACCAGGACAGAGTTACCACTGGGACAGGAAAAATATGGTTGTAGCAGGGCCAGATGACAAAGTCATGGCTGAagaaaggagcagggctggaggaccAGAGCAGGGGACCTCAGATGGAAAGCTGGGTCAGAAAAGAAGCCTTGTACAGAACTGGGCTTAACTTGGCTGCTCAGACAGAACCCGGGACATAGATATGGAAAGGATGGATCAGTCAGCCCTTGGGGAGCCTCAGCACAGACAGCATTTGGTGTCTGCCTTGAAGCTTCCCTCAGAGCTAAGCTTACAGCAACCCATCAGCTCATCTGGgaccacagccccagctccctgggcaaACCCTGAACCTTTAATGGCCTGGAGATGGCCCGCGGTGGCCTGGAGACCTTCACTAACCTGCAACCCTTTTCCCCACCAGGGCCCCAGTGCAACGCCTCTGTAGACCTGATCGGTACGTGCTGGCCCCGGAGTGCGGTGGGACAGCTGGTGGCTCGTCCTTGCCCTGAATATTTCTACGGTGTGCGGTACAACACCACAAGTAAGCTGGGCAGCACTGGTGCGGACAGGATGGATACGGGATGGGGGAGCAGAGACACGGGGACACAAGTGACAAAATGTCCCTGGGTGCAGAGCTTGTTGAGGTGTTCTGTGGTATGTGTCAACCAAAAAGGGAATAATCCTTCATCCCAAATTTTGGAGAGAGTGGCTGTATAAGGAGATGCTCCTGGGCATGCGCTTGTGAAGGGAAAGAGGACAGACGTCCCTGTCTTGGGGACAGGGAGTGAAGAGTGCCCTGCTGTTGGAGGTGCAACACAGGTCTACAGCCCCCAGGTGAGCAAGGACACGGGGACCTTGCAACTCATCTCCCAGCACGGGTGACTGAGCTGTCACTGCCAACGATGTGCTGGGAACAGGAGATGAAGTGAAGGCACTTGGAAAGCCCCCAGAGCCATTCCTAGCACACAGATGAGTTTCTGTCCACCCAAACACTACTTCTGATGAAAGAAACATCTTGCTTCATGCAGAAAACATCACATTTTCTGTCCCACACCCTTTCACCACTGCGGAAGATCACACGCATACGGCTCCTGCTTGGCAGTGCCGTTCATGCAGCTGCAGGAGTCTCCTTGCATTAATCTGCACTTATGCCTGCCTAAGAgtcatccccatccctgtcccatcATATCGCCCTGATGAGGCTCATGGTCTCTCCTTTTAATAGCAGAAGCCCAACATCACCCTGGTGCTGATGTTAATCGgaggctgctctggggctgtCAGAGCCTGCCTTCCTAATTAGCCTTGCCTCCTCTTGCCATCCTTGCTGGGATGGGAAGAAAGCTCCTAACACGTGGAGAGGAGAGCAAACTTCATGCTGCCTCTGCAGCGGCACTCGCTGGATTGTTGGTGATTGCTGGAACAAATGGAGGAGTTGGTTTTGTACTGCTCCTGCTGCATCTCCGTGGTGGGAGGCATTGGGGTATCCCAGCACTATGGGACAGTGCTGGTGCAAACCCAAAGCCCTTGAGTGGGACAAAAATGTTCCCATTAAGAGATAAGCTGTAACTGCCTCTGATTTCCTGGTTGCGTAGGGAGCAGAAAGAGGCTCTTCCAAAAGCAATTCTATCCAGGTCTGGAAATACCAGGATGGGCTCTCAAACCTTCCCACACCACATTTTCAGACCATGAGTGCTTTGGAAGGCTTGGAGAATCATCCCAAGGGACAGATCTTCTTGAAAGCACTTCCCCAGGCCTTGCTGCTTTctgggaaaaaagcaaaaggccTCCTTGCTTTCCTCTCTGTAAAGCTTTATAGAACAGTGGTTACACCTGGGGAGTTTCATCCTGTGGTCTCATCTGAGGCAGCATCTGAGCTGGCTTCAAAGGAAAAGACACCACAGGCTTGATATCAGAGACCCCACATCAGTGATGACAATCAGGTCACATCTGTCATGTTTTGGGGTTTGTGCCCATCTCCAGGTGCTGTTATGCCCTCTGTGCACCCTCTCTTTCAGACAATGGCTACAGGGAGTGCCTCGCTAACGGGAGCTGGGCCGCACGGGTTAACTACTCCCAGTGTCAGGAGATCCTCAGTGAGGAGGTAGGAGCTTGGTGGTCCCTTATACTCTGGACAGGAGGGTGAGGGATGGATGATGCAGTATTGGAGGGTGCCAGCACCCAGGTCAGGAATGGCCCAAGGGATTTGTGGGGCTGGGTGCACACCAGCAGCCAAGCATACAAGTTTGCATGCAGCATATATGCCCCTGTCCTTGGTGCACATTTTCATTCCTTAGCAAAAATATAACCATTCCTGGTTCCTGTCATGTTAAAAAGCCAAGAGGATTTGCAGTGTGGCGCATCCTGGGCTGCTCGGTGCAGATTGGCATATCCTCCAGCCCCATTACCctcctctgcttctccagctccttcccatTATGAGAACACAGTGCAAACCTCATCCCTCCCTGCTGGCAAtgtaaaaaggaagatatttaGGAAGCTGAGAGGGATGAAAAATGGGTACCATGAATTACAAGCCCCAGAGTAGGTCAAGGCACCCctcagagcagaggagaagagaTACAGGCTGTTCATTTGCAGTTGATAAGCACCTCTGGTATTTGGGATGCTGATATGTCTTGCCAGGAATGGTTTTCTCACTCAGTTAATTGCTAATTCACAGGTTGGATGAGTGCCTAACAGCAGGAGCaatcaattaatttaattatcaCTCATGCCTTCCTGTGATCCCTTGCTCCCTTTGCCCACATTCAGCCCAGCCTCTCAGCTGCCCCTAGGGCTAAGAGGAATGAACTGAGACATCAGATGTCATGTTGCCGGCAAGCTCAGATGAATTACAGCAGGATTTCCCCAGATGATGGCTCAGGGATGccccagtgctgagcagggctgaTATAGGAGCAACAATCCTGAGCTGCCCCAGTGTAGGTAGGATGTGAAATGCCTGAGCCCATTGCGTGGCCAGGTTTGTGCATTTCTGGTCTAAATTGGCCCCATCTGACCAACCCTGGTGCCTTCCAGCCTCTTCTCCATCCTACACCAGGTGGGCTCCAGTGGGTTTCTGAAGGGGGTCCCCaagtctgcagagcagctctgggaggTGACGTGATGGAGGAAATGGGATTGTGGTGTGCTGGCTGCTGATCCCTTCTCTGTCTCCTTTCCCCACCCCAGAAGAAGAGCAAGCTGCACTACCACATCGCCGTCATCATCAACTACCTGGGGCACTGCGTCTCCCTTGGGGCCCTCCTCGTGGCCTTCGTCCTCTTCATGCGCTTGCGGTGAGAGACCTgacctgctgccctgctcctggcaggggCAAGAGCCAAGAGGTCACCCCACGGCCCTCAGGCTGGGGATGGACCTGGAGCCCCTTTGTTTTGCTATGCCCTCCCCATGGCCATTGCTCTCTCCTCTGGAGAGATCATGGCTATCTTCAGCGCCACATATGGCCCTGttctcccctgcagcccatgggtggTCAGTCCCCAGACCCCCACCATGCTCTGATGGTGCCTTCTTCCCCTGTCTGCAGGAGCATTCGGTGCCTGAGGAACATCATCCACTGGAACCTGATCACAGCCTTCATCCTACGCAACGCCACGTGGTTCGTGGTGCAGTTCACGATGAACCCAGAGGTGCACGAGAGCAATGTGGTAggtgcagcccagccctgggatATGTGGGGAGCTCAAGGATCCCAGAGACAAGGCCAAAAAAGCAGCTTGAGAGGTCAGATAGGGCTGCTTGGTGGCTGGAGGACAATGAAAGTCTACGGGAAACCCAGGTTCAATTGCTGTGcacctcagtttccccactgTAACACATCTTGCCTTTTACTGTGGCAGCATGGAAGAAATAGTCATGGTCTGTTTTGGGCATGGCCCAGGTGGGAGCAACAATGCTCCAAGGAGGGTGACTGTTTTTTTGTCTCTGAAGTAGCTCTGCTCTTCACCCTGTATCACCTCTGAACCCCCTTGGCAGGTCTGGTGCCGCCTGGTCACTGCCGCCTACAATTACTTCCACGTTACCAACTTCTTCTGGATGTTTGGCGAGGGCTGCTACCTGCACACTGCTATTGTGCTCACCTACTCCACCGACAAGCTCCGCAAGTGGATGTTCATCTGCATCGGCTGGTGTAAGTACCAGTGCTTCCCCTTCGCCCAGCAGGCGGTGCCCACCCCcatcctctgctcctgctcttctTCCACCTAATTAGCTGCAAAAAGGCTTCCAGGAGCAGAAGGATGGGAGTTGTGTGCCCGAATCAGCTCACCCTCTGCAAGAAAATCACCCTTATAGCATAGCCTGGTTGTGATATCGCACCCCTGAGGCCCATCTGTGTGTTCATCCGCAGGTATTCCTTTTCCCATCATCGTCGCCTGGGCCATCGGGAAGCTGTACTACGACAACGAGAAGTGAGCAtcactgctccctgcctgccctctaCCCCAATTTCCTGCATGACGGTCATGCCAGGAGCTGTGCACAGATCCCGCCTGCAGGGGGTCATAGGAGGCAGGGTACATGGAAAGGGTGGGAGGAAAAATGATattcttccattctttctttATCCCACCTCTAGGCTCTCTGTGACAcgagccctgcctgctgctgcgtTTTTCCCTTCAAACtgcaaatgagatttttaaggGGGCAAAAGGCTAGATTAAGACAGAGCTCCTACAAAGTGTTTGCTAAATGGAGCTGGGATTTAATCTACCAGTAGAGACATAAACTACCACCACCTGAGCCATTTTCACAGAGACTTGTTAATGGAGGACTTAACAGGAACCTGATGAGTTCATCAGGGGGATGGTGGAGCTGAAAGGAGCCTGCTCAGATGAGTGGCAGCTCGCCTTGTTTTGCAGTGCTGGTTTTGCCCCCTGGCTTCAGCAGCCCTGTTACACATAGGAAAAGCACCAATTTAAAAGAACCCAACTCTCAGGACACTGATACCTGCACGAGCTCCTGCGGGGtctgctggggacagagccaCCCTAGTCCTGTTGTTGTGTTGTCCTTCCATGCCCCAAAATAATGAGTTCCCATAAAGACCCCATGCATGAGGGGTCTTGGAGAAGTTATTCCATAGCAGCTACTTACTGCTACAGCAGGTTAAGTCTTTGTGCCTTCACCCTACAGACAGTGACCTACAGACATAGTATAAGGGCAAGAGTAAATCCAGGTCTCTCATGCTGCAGGCTTATCACCAACACCACATGTCCCCAACACCACATGTCCCCAACACCACATGTCCCCAACACCACATGTCCCCAACACCACATGTCCCCAACACCACATGTCCTTGCCTTGCAGGTGCTGGTTTGGGAAACGAGCAGGAGTTTATACTGACTACATCTACCAAGGTCCCATGATCCTGGTGCTTCTGGTAAGAGCAAAGTGACCTTGCTTGCTAAATATTGGGTCCCCCCACCCAAACTGCACCTTGAGCAAGTCTGGGCACCTAGCCCAAGATGAGAATCAGTGTGCATGGATTCTGATGACTTGGGATAGGCTAGGAGGGCAGTCTGGAGACCTTGCTCTAACAGGGATGCTCCCATCAGCGAAATCCCGCAGGCACCAGCAAGTCCCTGCCCAGGCACTGTTTGAGCGCACGTTGGTGCTTTGCCAAGCATCAGAAACTGCCTGGGGACCTCATCCTCATTCCTCGATCTACATCAgtttgctgctggctgagcagcAGTGCTTGAACCTGGGGATCTTACAACCCCCTGGGGCTTCTCCTTTCCTAGAAGGGAcaaagaggagcagggctggcaggtcACAAACAACAGTGCAAGGCATTTGACTAGCAAGTCAAGAACCAAGCACAAGACcctacagctttttttcccctccctgcccaatGCTGAGAAAACCTGAGAGGCCATTAATCACCGGCACCAAGCAGCctcccctccacctccctgAATAATCAAGACTGCTTCTCATTTCCCTGCCTGTCAGGTAGCTGGGCCACCTCTAATCTGTGCCAATTGTGCTCTGCCCTCTCTGCTTTCATTAGCAGttcagcagccaggagagccgCTCCCTGCAGCCAACCTCCCCAAATCTTTTTGTCAGCCTTATCATCTTCCTCCCCACTTATCTTTTTATCCCACCCATCTTCTGGGGTGCCCttctgcccctgctgccctgaGTAAATTCCTAAATCTTATTggaaacatgctttaaaaatggtAAATGCAGATGTCCTGTCCCTGTGCAAGGAGGGCAGTGCAGATCGTGGTGAGAAGCAGGGTCCACATGGACCATACCaactgctgcttgcttttttggCTGCCCAGGCTTGGTTCAGGCTCAAGAGATGTTCCCAGTCCCCCTGGCATAGCCTGTTTCCTCTGTTGTGGAAATAGAAGAGAACAGGGGGA
This genomic window from Oxyura jamaicensis isolate SHBP4307 breed ruddy duck chromosome 27, BPBGC_Ojam_1.0, whole genome shotgun sequence contains:
- the LOC118178915 gene encoding corticotropin-releasing factor receptor 1 isoform X1; amino-acid sequence: MVPSPRSALLLLFLLQVFLLWDSPVAASIQEQYCESLPPATNHTGPQCNASVDLIGTCWPRSAVGQLVARPCPEYFYGVRYNTTNNGYRECLANGSWAARVNYSQCQEILSEEKKSKLHYHIAVIINYLGHCVSLGALLVAFVLFMRLRSIRCLRNIIHWNLITAFILRNATWFVVQFTMNPEVHESNVVWCRLVTAAYNYFHVTNFFWMFGEGCYLHTAIVLTYSTDKLRKWMFICIGWCIPFPIIVAWAIGKLYYDNEKCWFGKRAGVYTDYIYQGPMILVLLINFIFLFNIVRILMTKLRASTTSETIQYRKAVKATLVLLPLLGITYMLFFVNPGEDEISRIVFIYFNSFLESFQGFFVSVFYCFLNSEVRSAVRKRWHRWQDKHSIRARVARAMSIPTSPTRVSFHSIKQSTAV
- the LOC118178915 gene encoding corticotropin-releasing factor receptor 1 isoform X2, with protein sequence MRLRSIRCLRNIIHWNLITAFILRNATWFVVQFTMNPEVHESNVVWCRLVTAAYNYFHVTNFFWMFGEGCYLHTAIVLTYSTDKLRKWMFICIGWCIPFPIIVAWAIGKLYYDNEKCWFGKRAGVYTDYIYQGPMILVLLINFIFLFNIVRILMTKLRASTTSETIQYRKAVKATLVLLPLLGITYMLFFVNPGEDEISRIVFIYFNSFLESFQGFFVSVFYCFLNSEVRSAVRKRWHRWQDKHSIRARVARAMSIPTSPTRVSFHSIKQSTAV